The Akkermansia sp. RCC_12PD genome contains the following window.
GCCGAAAAATCCTAGAGGAAGAGGGACGGCTAAAGTTCCTGTTATTGGAGTCAGAGAAAGGGGAACAGGAAAAGTTCATGCCGTCGTTGCCAATAGGAATGGAGAGGGAAAACGATTGACGGGCAAACAATTATTCAATGTCCTTAGTAAGGTTTGCAAACCTAATACCAAAGTCATGACTGACCAGTTCAAGGGCTACAATATTCTGAACTATCCTAACAATAAGAACCTTACCCGCATCATGATTGACCATAATGTTATGTTCAGCGCGGGAAATGGGGTTCATACTAATGGCATAGAAAGCTTTTGGGCCTTATTGAAAAGAGGGATTCATGGAATATTTCACCATGTCTCTCTTAAACACCTACAGAAATATGTGGATGAATTCTGTTTCAGGCAATGCTATAGGAACGAGAATAAGGCATTTGAGGTTTTGATGGAGTTGTGCTGGAAATGAAAAGCCGCCACCCTGCGAACAAGGTGACGGCCAGTCAATGCAAATCAAAGAATCGCCCCCTTCCCCGAAAGGAAGGAGGCCAGTTAATTCACCGCCGAAGAGGTCTAGAAGGTCCAGCTAATACCAGCTTGGATGACATGGTAAGGGTCAGTATCATGGAATTTGAGAAGTTCGTACCCTAAAATCAAATCTGTTGTATTGCCAATGGCAAAGCGGAATCCTAACGTAGCAGAGAATGTAAAATCTGCATTGAACTCAGTTGCACTAGCTCTACCTCTCTCTATTCGATAAGTAGAATCAGATTGCCAAATTTTTCTATCAATCGTTGCTGTAGCTTTCAAAGAATTGAAAGTTACGCCAATTTTGCCACCTAAGAAGAAATATGCTTTCTCTTGAACCAAAGGAAGATTCAATGTATATCCTGCCAGTAGGGGGATAGATGTTTGGTATTTGATTTTCAAGTCAACATTCGTAATGTTTTTCTCATTTAGAAAATGTTGAATTTGAGCATCGGAATATCCCCATTCACGTCCAATATCGAAGGCATTGAAATGTTTAGCATCGGAAGACATCAATCCCGCCGTCAAAGACAATTCGTGAACGATATCTCCTGTTTCAGTATATGAATTTAGGCTGAGCAAACCGCCGCCAAGATTAGGCATGTCGCTATCTCCTGCAATCCCATAGGCCCCTTTGATAGTCATTCCAAAGGTAGAATCGTATTTCTGCGTATAGGACGGAGAACTGTAAGAACTGCCTACTCTATAATAATTCCAAGGGTCAGACGCTTGGGCCGAAAAAGCACAGGACAACAGGCCTAATGCACACGTTATAAACAAGTTTCTCTTCATGGTCGTTTATGGATTGAAGTCATAATGAACACACGGTCATCAACGAAACGCTCTAATTTTGCGTCTAATTGTGAATCGCAATAATCATCATATGCGAGTTATTATCATAACAAATGCGAACAACACAAGCTCTTTCTTTCTATGAACTGGGTTCTATCAGATAATCAAGCCGCATGTTTACGAGCAATTCCAAGCCTGAACCGGACTATGTGGACACTAAAAAATTAGGCCAATGGCTCAGCGAACATTCCATTAGCCGTGCCGAAATAGCCAAGGCTCTTGGAGTCCAAACCACCGTGGTTCATAACTGGTTTGCCCGTCAAAGAATCCCTAAAAACGTGCAAGGCTCATTGCGTCATTTAATGAGTGCCGATTATCCTACGGAATTGGAATCTCAAATTGCCGTTCGAATGAAAAATTCTACCCTGAACGAGGTAGTCAAGAGGGCCGTCAAGGAAGGATTATCCGTGGAGGAATGGATTTTGAGGGCGGTGGAAGGAAATTTAAAAAAGGATAATAAGTAAGAAAGTTGCCTAAAGAAGATAATGCTAAGGAATACTTCAAGGGAAATAAGAACAATTTTGACATGATGAGTTAATCATTGGATTCAATATTAAAAAAATTCTCACACATGTTAAAGAAAATACTTAATCAGACTATTACAGGTAGTATTTGGAAATTTCTTTCAGGAAGTATAGGAGCTATTTGTACCCTTCTTTATTTTGGGAAAAATTTTTTCGAAATGCACATAATTTATTCCATTCTATTAGGAATAGGCATTTTACTTGTCTGTTTTATTATTAGATTCTTATATTTCCTTATTAAGGAAATGTCTATATTTGTGCACAATACATATGTAAATTCTATTTGGGGAGAAGCTATTGTTGATTTAAAAAACGCTTATGCTGAGATTAATTTTTTAAGAAAACAGGAAAATTTTAGTGACCATGAATTTATGTCCATAATGATTACTTTTTGTGATACACTAAAAAATATTTTTGATAGAAAGACTAAAGCTGATTGTTGTGTATCAATCAAAGTTCCTACTACTGTAGAAAATGCTTCTCTGGAAACTCTTGAACTAAGAAATTTATGTCGAGATAGTTTTCATCATAATCGTGATACCGAAAAATATGCGAAAACTAAACATTCTATTATTGGAAATACTCCGTATAGAATTATTGTTAATAAAATATTGAAACAAAATTCTAAAAACTTAGCATATGTAAATAATGATATAAATAGTTCTAAAGATTATGACAACTCAAGTAAAGAATGTTACCCTAATGGAATTTTGCCATATAGTAGCGAGCTCGTTTTTCCTATTATTCCTGCTAAAAGAGATAAAACAAAAAATTATAAAATGAATGGCTTTATTTGTATTGATTGCAATATGAAAGACAAATTTGATGAAACTAGATATGATATCCCAATGGTTGAAGGAATTGCAGATGGAATTTATGATATTATATTAAAAAGAAATCTAATAAAATAAAAATATGAGTAAAACATATTATTCACACATAGAGTTTGAAATATCAAAAAAAGACAAAAACTCTATTACTCTGAAAAGTATTATAAGAAATAAAAAACAAAATTATTTAAAATCCATAGAACAATCGAAATTGATACTGCACTATTTCGATGAAGATGAAATTGAAAAGTTACAAAAAATTGAAAAGGAAATAGTTCAAAATATTCTTCATGAAAGAAAACAAAAAAAATTTCTTAACAAAGTAAGAAAAATTTTTATTCAAAATTAGGATATTATTTTTCTTCAAAAAAGATTTCCGAACTTGAGTATATAAACCCCTAAAAAAACTCCTTCCAAAAAAAGAAGGAGTTTTTTATTCCCCTACGAAGTAGGAGAGGGGGTAACAAGACTAAAAGGGATAATTCCGTAATAAGATAAGCCCATTTCATTTGATAACCCAATTTCTCTCTACTTAAGTTGGTATAAAAAGATATGTTCCCGCAGCTTCAATATCAATCTCCACCCCACCATAAGTGAGAATGCCTTCCCGTGTCAATTCAAGTTGGATTTCGATTTTACGCTGTCCGGTTCTACCTGTCTGAAGGATAGTGCCGTTATAATGCCTTTTCGTGGTCAGGGCAGCTTCTGAGGGATGCTTTTGCGTAGTGATGAGGGCCGATCAGGGTTGAAAAGACCGGATATTCGAGTTGATGTTGAAGCAGCTACGCAAGTCCCCGCCGATGCCGTACCCCGCAAGCTTCAGAAGAGGGCACGGGGCAGTTGGCGTGTGGAATGCGGCCGCGGCGGTGGGCTACATGGATGCCGCCCCCGTTTCGGAAACATATTCGGAACCGTGGTACAGCAGTTTGCCCTCCTTGATACTGAAGTACAAATCCGCATACCAGCCGCCGGTCTGATAGCTGATGAACAGCAGCGGCCTTCCGTCTTCGCATTTGTGGAACCAGTTTTTCAGGGCGTCATAGAAAACAGTAATGCTGGAGCATCCCTGTTCG
Protein-coding sequences here:
- a CDS encoding outer membrane beta-barrel protein — translated: MKRNLFITCALGLLSCAFSAQASDPWNYYRVGSSYSSPSYTQKYDSTFGMTIKGAYGIAGDSDMPNLGGGLLSLNSYTETGDIVHELSLTAGLMSSDAKHFNAFDIGREWGYSDAQIQHFLNEKNITNVDLKIKYQTSIPLLAGYTLNLPLVQEKAYFFLGGKIGVTFNSLKATATIDRKIWQSDSTYRIERGRASATEFNADFTFSATLGFRFAIGNTTDLILGYELLKFHDTDPYHVIQAGISWTF